From a single Oreochromis niloticus isolate F11D_XX linkage group LG3, O_niloticus_UMD_NMBU, whole genome shotgun sequence genomic region:
- the LOC100712574 gene encoding solute carrier family 12 member 3 isoform X1, whose amino-acid sequence MGQFISKSPVVGQGIHDHVQFSVGEEGPPRYSSHHFETNNRREGASHQIPPAIIVSEEGSSTSEQRDSRIELRRSSFYSTIDLLPQLEHYASTLPHQQARSRPSLEVLRKAFDEVEGGNTNKDPGACDISATDAGSEEAQGSEEKAPARFGWVVGVMVRCMLNIWGVILFLRLSWITSQAGILLTWLIILISVMVTSVTALSISAIATNGRVISGGAYFMISRTLGPEIGGPIGVVFSFANALACALNTVGFAEVARDLMQEFGVVMVDSINDVRIVGVITVTVLLLISLAGMEWESKTQILFFLVLLVSLSNYFVGTFIPPNIEKQAQGIFGYRTEIFLENLTPNWRGNEANFFQMFAIFFPSAIGILSGANISGDLKDPATAIPKGTLMAIFWTTISYLMISVTVASCVVRDASGNMTDILTGNLTDGCVGLGCKMGWNFTDCIQQKNCEYGLANNLKVLGQVSGFYYLITAGVFAASLSSALGFLVSAPKVFQCLCKDNLYPYIGFFAKGYGKNDEPLRAYVLCYIIAVAFILIAELNTIAALISNFFLCSYSLINFSCFHASITNSPGWRPSFHYYSKWTALFGAVISVVLMFLFTWWAALITFCIIFFLFGYINYNKPKVNWGSSVQAGTYNMALSYSVSLTGVEDHVKNFRPQCLVLTGPPNQRPALVDFVGSFTKHISLMICGDIIMEPERQTRPQDATDQLVKWMNKRKVRSFYTPFTAESLRVGARYLMQASGLGKLKPNTLVLGFKSNWRESSPESIEDYINTIYDTFDANFCLCILRMMDGLDISDQFDCEVNQGFELDESAESYDHQSPDRESADDVSDNSNSDQIKTVFQNTQGKKSIDVYWIADDGGLTLLVPYLITRRKHWRNCKIRVFIVGDEQNMDEGRNEMIALLKRFRLHFSDVIVMTDSEKRPQAKNMTRFVDSVAPFRLHDEQQEGVTVQELRQREPWKISDKEFEAFKQKSERKVRLNEIIRRNSQHTALVLVSLPVPHSDCPSALYMAWLDTLTCGLHCPAVLIRGNQQNVLTFYCQ is encoded by the exons ATGGGGCAGTTCATATCCAAAAGTCCCGTAGTGGGTCAAGGTATTCACGACCATGTCCAGTTCTCAGTTGGTGAAGAAGGACCTCCCAGGTACTCTTCACACCATTTTGAGACCAACAACAGAAGAGAAGGTGCTAGCCACCAAATTCCTCCAGCCATCATTGTCTCAGAGGAGGGTTCAAG TACATCAGAGCAGCGGGACTCAAGAATAGAGCTGCGGAGATCTTCCTTCTATAGCACCATAGACCTGCTGCCACAGCTGGAGCACTATGCCAGCACGCTGCCACACCAGCAGGCAAGGAGCAGACCTTCCCTGGAGGTTCTCCGCAAAGCATTCGAT GAAGTGGAGGGAGGAAACACCAACAAAGATCCAGGAGCTTGTGACATTTCGGCCACAGATGCTGGAAGTGAAGAGGCTCAAGGTTCTGAGGAGAAAGCTCCTGCGAGATTTGGCTGGGTTGTTGGAGTTATG GTTCGTTGTATGCTTAATATTTGGGGAGTAATCCTGTTCCTCCGCCTGTCCTGGATCACTTCTCAGGCAGGCATTT TGTTGACCTGGCTTATTATCCTGATATCTGTGATGGTGACCTCAGTAACTGCCCTCTCCATCTCTGCCATTGCCACTAATGGGAGGGTGATCTCAG GTGGGGCATATTTTATGATCTCCCGCACTCTGGGCCCAGAAATTGGAGGACCAATTGGGGTGGTTTTTTCCTTTGCCAATGCTTTGGCTTGTGCACTCAATACTGTTGGTTTTGCAGAGGTGGCCCGTGATCTAATGCAG GAGTTTGGTGTTGTCATGGTTGATTCAATCAACGATGTCCGTATTGTGGGCGTGATCACTGTTACGGTTCTTCTGCTGATTTCATTGGCTGGAATGGAGTGGGAGTCTAAG ACCCAGATTTTGTTCTTCTTAGTTCTTCTGGTTTCATTATCCAACTACTTTGTGGGCACATTTATTCCTCCCAATATAGAAAAGCAGGCACAGGGTATCTTTGGATACCGCA CTGAGATCTTCTTAGAAAACCTGACACCAAActggagaggaaatgaagcCAACTTTTTCCAGATGTTTGCCATTTTCTTTCCCTCTGCTATTGGCATCCTGTCTGGTGCCAACATCTCTGGAGACCTTAAA GACCCTGCTACTGCTATCCCCAAAGGCACCCTCATGGCTATTTTTTGGACTACTATCAGCTATTTAATGATCTCTGTCACAGTCG CATCATGTGTAGTGAGAGATGCTTCTGGAAATATGACTGATATCCTGACCGGAAATCTCACTGATGGTTGTGTGGGGCTTGGATGTAAAATGGGCTGGAACTTCACAGATTGTATACAGCAGAAGAATTGCGAATATGGTCTGGCCAATAATTTAAAG GTCTTGGGCCAGGTTTCTGGTTTCTACTACCTGATCACTGCTGGGGTATTTGCAGCCAGCTTGTCCTCTGCTCTTGGATTTCTTGTCTCTGCCCCGAAAGTCTTTCAG TGTCTGTGCAAAGACAACTTATACCCATACATTGGGTTCTTTGCAAAGGGTTATGGGAAAAATGATGAGCCGCTCCGGGCTTATGTGCTATGCTATATCATTGCTGTGGCCTTCATTCTCATTG CGGAGCTGAACACCATTGCCGCTCTGATCTCCAACTTCTTCCTATGTTCCTACAGCCTTATAAACTTTAGCTGCTTTCATGCTTCAATCACCAACTCCCCAG GTTGGAGGCCCTCATTTCACTACTACAGTAAATGGACGGCTCTGTTTGGAGCAGTGATATCTGTAGTTCTGATGTTCCTGTTTACCTGGTGGGCTGCTCTAATCACCTTCTGTATAATCTTCTTCTTGTTTGGATACATCAACTACAATAAACCAA AGGTAAATTGGGGTTCGTCAGTCCAAGCAGGCACATACAACATGGCTTTGTCATACTCTGTCTCACTTACTGGTGTGGAGGATCACGTCAAGAATTTTAG ACCACAGTGTCTAGTCCTCACTGGACCTCCAAACCAGCGACCTGCACTGGTGGATTTTGTTGGCTCATTCACAAAACATATAAGTCTTATGATCTGTGGCGATATTATCATG GAGCCTGAGAGGCAGACACGACCACAAGATGCTACAGATCAGCTAGTTAAATGGATGAACAAGAGGAAAGTGCGTTCGTTTTATACTCCATTTACAGCTGAGAGCCTCAGAGTTGGAGCTCGATACTTAATGCAG GCCTCTGGTCTTGGCAAGCTGAAGCCCAACACTCTGGTCCTTGGCTTCAAGTCAAACTGGAGGGAAAGTTCTCCTGAAAGCATTGAAGATTACATTAACACCATATA TGATACATTTGACGCCAACTTCTGTTTGTGTATCTTGAGGATGATGGACGGGCTGGACATCTCTGACCAGTTTGATTGTGAAG taaacCAGGGCTTTGAGCTTGATGAATCTGCTGAAAGTTATGACCATCAGTCTCCAGACAGGGAATCAG CTGATGACGTGTCCGATAACAGCAACAGTGATCAAATCAAAACAGTGTTTCAGAACACCCAGGGGAAAAAGTCTATCGATGTCTACTGGATAGCAGATGATGGAG GACTGACTTTACTGGTACCTTACCTGATCACCAGGAGAAAGCATTGGCGTAACTGCAAGATCAGGGTTTTCATCGTCGGAGATGAACAAAACATGGACGAAGGCCGCAATGA AATGATTGCTCTGCTGAAGCGGTTTCGTCTACATTTCAGTGACGTTATTGTCATGACAGACAGTGAGAAGCGCCCTCAAGCCAAGAA CATGACTAGGTTTGTGGACAGTGTCGCCCCCTTCAGGCTGCATGATGAACAGCAGGAAGGCGTCACAGTTCAGGAGCTAAGACAGAGGGAACCATGGAAAATATCTGATAAAGAGTTTGAGGCCTTCAAacaaaag TCTGAGAGAAAAGTAAGGCTGAATGAAATCATCCGCAGGAATTCACAACATACTGCCCTTGTGCTTGT GAGTCTTCCTGTGCCACACAGTGACTGCCCCAGTGCTCTTTACATGGCCTGGCTGGATACTCTCACCTGTGGCCTTCATTGCCCTGCAGTGCTCATACGAGGAAACCAGCAAAATGTCCTTACTTTCTACTGCCAGTAA
- the LOC100712574 gene encoding solute carrier family 12 member 3 isoform X2 codes for MGQFISKSPVVGQGIHDHVQFSVGEEGPPRYSSHHFETNNRREGASHQIPPAIIVSEEGSSTSEQRDSRIELRRSSFYSTIDLLPQLEHYASTLPHQQARSRPSLEVLRKAFDEVEGGNTNKDPGACDISATDAGSEEAQGSEEKAPARFGWVVGVMVRCMLNIWGVILFLRLSWITSQAGILLTWLIILISVMVTSVTALSISAIATNGRVISEVARDLMQEFGVVMVDSINDVRIVGVITVTVLLLISLAGMEWESKTQILFFLVLLVSLSNYFVGTFIPPNIEKQAQGIFGYRTEIFLENLTPNWRGNEANFFQMFAIFFPSAIGILSGANISGDLKDPATAIPKGTLMAIFWTTISYLMISVTVASCVVRDASGNMTDILTGNLTDGCVGLGCKMGWNFTDCIQQKNCEYGLANNLKVLGQVSGFYYLITAGVFAASLSSALGFLVSAPKVFQCLCKDNLYPYIGFFAKGYGKNDEPLRAYVLCYIIAVAFILIAELNTIAALISNFFLCSYSLINFSCFHASITNSPGWRPSFHYYSKWTALFGAVISVVLMFLFTWWAALITFCIIFFLFGYINYNKPKVNWGSSVQAGTYNMALSYSVSLTGVEDHVKNFRPQCLVLTGPPNQRPALVDFVGSFTKHISLMICGDIIMEPERQTRPQDATDQLVKWMNKRKVRSFYTPFTAESLRVGARYLMQASGLGKLKPNTLVLGFKSNWRESSPESIEDYINTIYDTFDANFCLCILRMMDGLDISDQFDCEVNQGFELDESAESYDHQSPDRESADDVSDNSNSDQIKTVFQNTQGKKSIDVYWIADDGGLTLLVPYLITRRKHWRNCKIRVFIVGDEQNMDEGRNEMIALLKRFRLHFSDVIVMTDSEKRPQAKNMTRFVDSVAPFRLHDEQQEGVTVQELRQREPWKISDKEFEAFKQKSERKVRLNEIIRRNSQHTALVLVSLPVPHSDCPSALYMAWLDTLTCGLHCPAVLIRGNQQNVLTFYCQ; via the exons ATGGGGCAGTTCATATCCAAAAGTCCCGTAGTGGGTCAAGGTATTCACGACCATGTCCAGTTCTCAGTTGGTGAAGAAGGACCTCCCAGGTACTCTTCACACCATTTTGAGACCAACAACAGAAGAGAAGGTGCTAGCCACCAAATTCCTCCAGCCATCATTGTCTCAGAGGAGGGTTCAAG TACATCAGAGCAGCGGGACTCAAGAATAGAGCTGCGGAGATCTTCCTTCTATAGCACCATAGACCTGCTGCCACAGCTGGAGCACTATGCCAGCACGCTGCCACACCAGCAGGCAAGGAGCAGACCTTCCCTGGAGGTTCTCCGCAAAGCATTCGAT GAAGTGGAGGGAGGAAACACCAACAAAGATCCAGGAGCTTGTGACATTTCGGCCACAGATGCTGGAAGTGAAGAGGCTCAAGGTTCTGAGGAGAAAGCTCCTGCGAGATTTGGCTGGGTTGTTGGAGTTATG GTTCGTTGTATGCTTAATATTTGGGGAGTAATCCTGTTCCTCCGCCTGTCCTGGATCACTTCTCAGGCAGGCATTT TGTTGACCTGGCTTATTATCCTGATATCTGTGATGGTGACCTCAGTAACTGCCCTCTCCATCTCTGCCATTGCCACTAATGGGAGGGTGATCTCAG AGGTGGCCCGTGATCTAATGCAG GAGTTTGGTGTTGTCATGGTTGATTCAATCAACGATGTCCGTATTGTGGGCGTGATCACTGTTACGGTTCTTCTGCTGATTTCATTGGCTGGAATGGAGTGGGAGTCTAAG ACCCAGATTTTGTTCTTCTTAGTTCTTCTGGTTTCATTATCCAACTACTTTGTGGGCACATTTATTCCTCCCAATATAGAAAAGCAGGCACAGGGTATCTTTGGATACCGCA CTGAGATCTTCTTAGAAAACCTGACACCAAActggagaggaaatgaagcCAACTTTTTCCAGATGTTTGCCATTTTCTTTCCCTCTGCTATTGGCATCCTGTCTGGTGCCAACATCTCTGGAGACCTTAAA GACCCTGCTACTGCTATCCCCAAAGGCACCCTCATGGCTATTTTTTGGACTACTATCAGCTATTTAATGATCTCTGTCACAGTCG CATCATGTGTAGTGAGAGATGCTTCTGGAAATATGACTGATATCCTGACCGGAAATCTCACTGATGGTTGTGTGGGGCTTGGATGTAAAATGGGCTGGAACTTCACAGATTGTATACAGCAGAAGAATTGCGAATATGGTCTGGCCAATAATTTAAAG GTCTTGGGCCAGGTTTCTGGTTTCTACTACCTGATCACTGCTGGGGTATTTGCAGCCAGCTTGTCCTCTGCTCTTGGATTTCTTGTCTCTGCCCCGAAAGTCTTTCAG TGTCTGTGCAAAGACAACTTATACCCATACATTGGGTTCTTTGCAAAGGGTTATGGGAAAAATGATGAGCCGCTCCGGGCTTATGTGCTATGCTATATCATTGCTGTGGCCTTCATTCTCATTG CGGAGCTGAACACCATTGCCGCTCTGATCTCCAACTTCTTCCTATGTTCCTACAGCCTTATAAACTTTAGCTGCTTTCATGCTTCAATCACCAACTCCCCAG GTTGGAGGCCCTCATTTCACTACTACAGTAAATGGACGGCTCTGTTTGGAGCAGTGATATCTGTAGTTCTGATGTTCCTGTTTACCTGGTGGGCTGCTCTAATCACCTTCTGTATAATCTTCTTCTTGTTTGGATACATCAACTACAATAAACCAA AGGTAAATTGGGGTTCGTCAGTCCAAGCAGGCACATACAACATGGCTTTGTCATACTCTGTCTCACTTACTGGTGTGGAGGATCACGTCAAGAATTTTAG ACCACAGTGTCTAGTCCTCACTGGACCTCCAAACCAGCGACCTGCACTGGTGGATTTTGTTGGCTCATTCACAAAACATATAAGTCTTATGATCTGTGGCGATATTATCATG GAGCCTGAGAGGCAGACACGACCACAAGATGCTACAGATCAGCTAGTTAAATGGATGAACAAGAGGAAAGTGCGTTCGTTTTATACTCCATTTACAGCTGAGAGCCTCAGAGTTGGAGCTCGATACTTAATGCAG GCCTCTGGTCTTGGCAAGCTGAAGCCCAACACTCTGGTCCTTGGCTTCAAGTCAAACTGGAGGGAAAGTTCTCCTGAAAGCATTGAAGATTACATTAACACCATATA TGATACATTTGACGCCAACTTCTGTTTGTGTATCTTGAGGATGATGGACGGGCTGGACATCTCTGACCAGTTTGATTGTGAAG taaacCAGGGCTTTGAGCTTGATGAATCTGCTGAAAGTTATGACCATCAGTCTCCAGACAGGGAATCAG CTGATGACGTGTCCGATAACAGCAACAGTGATCAAATCAAAACAGTGTTTCAGAACACCCAGGGGAAAAAGTCTATCGATGTCTACTGGATAGCAGATGATGGAG GACTGACTTTACTGGTACCTTACCTGATCACCAGGAGAAAGCATTGGCGTAACTGCAAGATCAGGGTTTTCATCGTCGGAGATGAACAAAACATGGACGAAGGCCGCAATGA AATGATTGCTCTGCTGAAGCGGTTTCGTCTACATTTCAGTGACGTTATTGTCATGACAGACAGTGAGAAGCGCCCTCAAGCCAAGAA CATGACTAGGTTTGTGGACAGTGTCGCCCCCTTCAGGCTGCATGATGAACAGCAGGAAGGCGTCACAGTTCAGGAGCTAAGACAGAGGGAACCATGGAAAATATCTGATAAAGAGTTTGAGGCCTTCAAacaaaag TCTGAGAGAAAAGTAAGGCTGAATGAAATCATCCGCAGGAATTCACAACATACTGCCCTTGTGCTTGT GAGTCTTCCTGTGCCACACAGTGACTGCCCCAGTGCTCTTTACATGGCCTGGCTGGATACTCTCACCTGTGGCCTTCATTGCCCTGCAGTGCTCATACGAGGAAACCAGCAAAATGTCCTTACTTTCTACTGCCAGTAA